In Dromiciops gliroides isolate mDroGli1 chromosome 5, mDroGli1.pri, whole genome shotgun sequence, the following are encoded in one genomic region:
- the RPSA gene encoding 40S ribosomal protein SA: protein MSGALDVLQMKEEDVLKFLAAGTHLGGTNLDFQMEQYIYKRKSDGIYIINLKRTWEKLLLAARAIVAIENPADVSVISSRNTGQRAVLKFAAATGATPIAGRFTPGTFTNQIQAAFREPRLLVVTDPRADHQPLTEASYVNLPTIALCNTDSPLRYVDIAIPCNNKGAHSVGLMWWMLAREVLRMRGTISREHPWEVMPDLYFYRDPEEIEKEEQAAAEKAVTKEEFQGEWTAPAPEFTAAQPEVADWSEGVQVPSVPIQQFPTEDWSAQPATEDWSAAPTAQATEWVGTTTEWS from the exons ATGTCCGGAGCCCTGGATGTCTTGCAGATGAAGGAAGAGGATGTCCTCAAATTCCTCGCTGCAGGAACCCATTTGGGTGGCACTAATTTGGACTTCCAGATGGAACAGTACATCTACAAAAGGAAGAGTGATG GCATCTACATCATTAATTTGAAGAGAACTTGGGAAAAGCTTCTGCTCGCTGCTCGTGCCATTGTTGCCATTGAAAACCCTGCTGATGTTAGTGTTATCTCATCCAGGAACACTGGCCAG CGAGCTGTTCTGAAATTTGCTGCTGCCACTGGTGCTACACCTATTGCTGGACGTTTCACTCCGGGCACCTTCACTAACCAGATTCAGGCAGCTTTCCGGGAACCTCGTCTCTTGGTGGTCACTGATCCTCGGGCAGATCACCAGCCTCTGACTGAAGCATCATATGTTAACCTCCCAACCATTGCATTGTGCAACACAGATTCTCCACTTCGCTATGTGGACATTGCCATTCCATGCAACAACAAG GGAGCTCACTCTGTGGGTCTGATGTGGTGGATGCTGGCCCGTGAAGTCCTACGTATGCGTGGTACCATCTCCCGTGAACACCCGTGGGAAGTGATGCCTGATCTTTACTTCTACAGGGATCCAGAGGAG attgagaaggaagagcaggCCGCAGCTGAGAAGGCAGTGACAAAGGAGGAATTTCAGGGTGAATGGACTGCCCCTGCCCCAGAATTCACTGCTGCTCAACCAGAGGTGGCTGATTGGTCTGAGGGAGTGCAGGTGCCATCTGTGCCCATTCAGCAGTTCCCTACTG aagACTGGAGTGCTCAGCCTGCTACCGAGGACTGGTCTGCGGCTCCTACTGCTCAGGCCACTGAGTGGGTAGGGACTACCACAGAGTGGTCCTAA